The Actinomyces lilanjuaniae genome segment CCAGGTCGGCACGCAGCGAGCCGTGCGCCTCGGGGACCGGCCAGGCCACAGCGGTCCGGGTGGCCTGGTGCTCAGCACGCCGCTGCGCCAGGGCGGCCTGGAGGACCAGGGCCTCCTCGTGGCGCAGGCGCCTTCGGGCCGCCTTCCACTGGCTGGCATCCCGGGGTACGTGCGCCCACCGGTAGGCGGTCAGGACGTCCACCAGGCCCTCTTGGCGTCGGAGCCCCTCAGGAAGCGGGTCGGACAGGTCGACCGGGCCCACCTGGTCCAGCACGGTACGCACCGCCTTGGCGACCCGCCACGACGGAAGCGCCTCCGTGGCGGGGTAGATGGGCACGGGCCGCTCCAGCAGCGCCTGGCGCTCGGTCTCATCCAGGTCGTCAAGGACCTGAAAGCGTGGGGAGGCGAGCTGCCGACGGCCACGGTGCGAGCCCACCCTGCCGCTGAGGAGCACCGTCGTGCCCGGGCTGAGGCGGTCGGCCAGCCCCTTCATCTGGCGGACAGGCCCGAACATCACCACGTCCATCCTGGACGTGCCGTCGGTGACAGCTGCCTCCAGAACGGCGGGAGGGTGCCCCGAGCGAGTTCGCCGGGAGGCCGAGCGCACTACCTGCGCCTGGATCGTGGCCTGCTCCCCTTCCACCAGGGTGCTCAGGTCGGTCAGCTCCCCCCAGGTGTCGTAGCGGCGTGGTAGGTGTCTCAGCAGGTCCCCGCCCGTGACCAGGCCCTGCCTGGACAGCTGGGAGGCTGTCGCCGCGCCCACGAGACGCTCCAGAGGACGAGCCAGAAGAGGCGCAGCACTGGCAGCGTCAGGACCGCCCGCCGTGCCGAGGCTGCTCGGCCTCCGTGATGACGGCCTGGTCGGTCTCGACGACGACCTGCTCGATGGCGACCTACTCGATGGCGACGAGGACATCAGGCTCCTCCTGGCCCCCCGCGTGGACAACGACCTCGACCCCGGGGGTGACAGCGAGAGTCACAGCATCGTCGGGGGCCTGCGCACCGGTGACCTGGCTGCGCTGGGCGAGGGCGCTGACAACCAGGGCCGCGACGTCCCTGCTGGCATGCCGTCCGGTGATGACGGTGAGCAGCTCGTCGTCCGGCCTCAGGGCAGCGTGAATAGCCCGCACCACGGCCTCCGGCTCCGCCTCGGCACCGGCCAGGCGGAGGGTACGCATCGTGGCCCCGGCCTGGGAGGCGCGTCTGGCCAGGTCGGTCAGCGGGATGCCCTGCCCCTGACCCGCCACGGCCACGGCCGCAGCCAGGACGCGAGCCTCGTTGTCGGTGTCGCACACCACCAGCTGGGGGCCCCCGGGCTCAGACACGGCCGGTGCACCAAGGCGCCAGGCGGCGCTCTCGCTTCCCAGGGCACGGGGAGCCCCCTCAGGCGTCAACGACGTGGTCGGTGTCATGGTCGGTGTCGTAGTCGGTGTCATGGACACGGCCGAGCGGGCCACCAGGAACCGGGCAGCCTCGTGGGCGACCTGGGTACTGGCGGCGTCGCAGGGAAGGACGACGACCTGGGCCGCCCCCAGGTCACCAGCGGCCCGCACCACGGCGTCACGGTCGGGATCCAGAACGACGACGGCCCCGGTGCGCGCCAGCTGCTCCACCAGTCCCGGAGCCCGGCTGCAGGCGATGACACCGACCCTGCTGCGAGCCTCTGGCCGCAGGAGCGGACCTGGACCGCTGGTAGGACCAGCGGCTGAGCCCTCGGCGACGGCGCCTGGCCCAGGGCGGGAGGGAACCGCCTGGGAGGGGTGCATGCGCACGGACTGCGCCCGACGCTGCGCGCGTCGGGCCGCCAGTCGCTCGAAGGACACCACGTGGCCTGCCGGGTCCGTGGCGGACCACGGGGAGGGGGCTCCTCGGCCGGGGCGACCAGAGCGGTGGGGTGGAGGTGGTGAATGCAGGTCTGGCGTGCCCGCCCCTGGCGCGGCAGGGCCGCACGAGGGGTGTCGGTGTGGACGTGAACCTGGTACAGCCCCACACCAAGAGCGTCAGGGGTTCCCACCACCCCCACCGAGTCCCCGACACGCTCCAGGTCCTCACGCAGCTGGGCAGCCTGGTCGGCCGTCGCCTCCAGCAGGTACATGACCTCGAACTCACCTGAGGCCGCCCCAGCAGCGGCACCGGGGCAGCCCCACCCGCCCCGTGGGAGACTCCCCGGCCGCAAGCTCGCGCAGCATCTGGCAGGCCACTGCGGTGTAGGGCGCCCGGTCCTGCCAGGTGCCGCCGCCCCTGCTCGCGTCGGCAGCCCCGGCGCCACCGGTAGCGTCAATGCTGTCCGACAGGCTGGTGAACAGCAGCATGACAGCAGCCGCGCCCGCGTCAACCGGTCCGTGCCCCAGTCCGGCGGTCTCTACGACGGACTCCTGCGCCCCGAAGGCAGCCGCAGCGGCGACGGTGCTCAACGAGGCCGGAGCCGGGGGCGCGGACTCCTCCAGAGCATGACGGGCAGCCGTCGCCGCGTCGCGGACCACCGTCAGCAGGGTGCCGACCACGGGACGGGAGACAGCCGCCCATGTCGTCGAGGCCATCCGCTCCACGGCGTGGACCAGCTCTACAGCCCGCAGCCCCGAGGGGTCAGCGGCCTGGGCGCACACGTCTGCCAGCGCCGACAGCGCCTGGGAGACCAGCAGGCCCGAGTTCCCCCGAGCCCCGCGCACAGTGCTGTCAGCCACGGCACGCGACACCTGGACGGCGTCTGCCGAGGACGGCACACGCTCCAGCCCCTCAGCAGCCGAGCGCAGCGTGAGCAGGATATTTGTCCCCGTGTCAGCGTCAGGGACCGGGAAGACGTTGAGCGCGTCCACCAGGTCCCTCACGTCCACGGCAACGGCCTCAGCCAGGAGGATCCAGTGACGTATCGTGGCACCCTCCAGGACGGCAGCGGGCGCACCCCGCCCGGCCCGGCCGTGTTCCTGCCGACGCGCCATGCTGCCTCCTGCTGCCAGAGATCTGCTGGGACCGTGCGTGGGACCGCTGGTTAGGACTGCGCTACCGCACCGTGCCCCGGCCGGGGAGCGCGGGGCCAGCAGGACATCAGGTTACCTGGTCGCGCTCGGACTGTCTTTCCCGGCCACGACCCCGCCCGTCGGCCCGGACTCGGCCCGGCTGCGGTGTGCCTGAGCCCACGCCGCTCCCGCTTGGGCATCTCCAGCACGTCCGCTATGGTATCGGGGCTGCCTGGCTGCATGGCCTCCGGGTGGCTGACCCAGCGATGAGCCGGTCGGGCTCACTCGCCCCACACGGAAGAATCAGGAGTGAGACCGTGGCTGCTGTGTGCGACGTCTGCGGCAAGGGCCCCATGTTCGGCAAGAGCGTCTCGCACTCCCACGTGCGGACCAACCGTCGGTGGAACCCGAACATCCAGCGTGTCCGCGCGCTTGTGAACGGGGTTCCCAAGCGCCTCAAGGTGTGTACGTCCTGCCTCAAGGCGGGTAAGGTCACACGGAACATCTGAGCGTCTCCGCCGGGCCTCCCGGCACCAGGGCCGTCACCCCACGGGTGGCGGCTTTTACGTTACCGGTGCACCAGGAGCCCCTGCGCCTGCCAGCCATGCCTCCCGAGGCCTACCGCACTCTCCTGCCCACCCAGGCACAAGCAGGCGGGCACCCGGGTAGACAGCCGGATAGACAGCGTCCCGGCTAGACGTCCCAGGTAGACACCCTCTCAGCCCCGGACCCCGAAGTGGTCCCATCCCAGACCGGTACCGCCAGCCTCGTCACGATCAGGGACGAGGGCAGGAGGAGACCCGTCCACGAGCACCCCCGGATCCTGCTGCGGCCCGGGCCGTCGCACGCGGCCCACGACCCGACTGCCCGGCGGCAACCGCCTCAGCGCCTGGGGCGCGACGGCAGCCAGCACACCGTGGTCCTCTCCCCCGGTCAGCACCCACTGACGTGCCCTGGCGCGGGCGGTGGCCGGGTCCGCGCCGTCAAGCAGGGCAGCCACGGGCGTCAGCAGGGACGTCTCGGCCGCCACGGCACCGACCAGGTGCCGACTCCCCTGCGGGACCGCCGCCGTCCCACCACCATCACCAGCACCGCCATCACCAGCACCGCCGCTGTGCTCGCGCGTACCGGCAGGGGCCTCGCCCAGGTCCTCAGAGGACAGGACGTCAGCGGTCAGGACGTCAGCGGTCAGGACGTTGATGACGACGCCGCTGGCTCTGGCCATCCTGTCGGCGTCACGCAGCAGGGAGTCGGAGACGTCCATCATGGCGGTGGCACCCAGGTCAGCCAGGGCCGGACCCACCTCCAACGGCGGCTGCGGGACACGGAAGAGGCTCATGCAGCGCAGGGCCTGGGGCAGCGCGCGCACCCGCCGGTCCTCCTCCATCCCGGCCTCCAGGAGGCACAGCCCGGCAGCGCTGCAGCCCAGGCTGCCAACGTGGACCACGATGTCCCCGGGCCTGGCGCCGCTGCGCAGCACGGGCGCCCTGCCCTCAAGACTGCCCAGGGCGGTCACGGCTACCACGATGCTGTCCCCCGAGCTCAGGTCACCCCCCACGACGCCAGCCCCGCTCGCCTCGCACACCCGAGCCATCCCCGGGCCAGGTCCAGCACCCACGACACCGGCGTGTCCGCAGGCAGGACAAGACCGACCACCACGGCAGCCGCCCGGGCGCCCATGGCGGCCAGGTCAGCCAGGTTCTGGGCAGCGGCACGCGCCCCGACG includes the following:
- a CDS encoding DAK2 domain-containing protein, which translates into the protein MARRQEHGRAGRGAPAAVLEGATIRHWILLAEAVAVDVRDLVDALNVFPVPDADTGTNILLTLRSAAEGLERVPSSADAVQVSRAVADSTVRGARGNSGLLVSQALSALADVCAQAADPSGLRAVELVHAVERMASTTWAAVSRPVVGTLLTVVRDAATAARHALEESAPPAPASLSTVAAAAAFGAQESVVETAGLGHGPVDAGAAAVMLLFTSLSDSIDATGGAGAADASRGGGTWQDRAPYTAVACQMLRELAAGESPTGRVGLPRCRCWGGLR
- the rpmB gene encoding 50S ribosomal protein L28; translated protein: MAAVCDVCGKGPMFGKSVSHSHVRTNRRWNPNIQRVRALVNGVPKRLKVCTSCLKAGKVTRNI
- a CDS encoding thiamine-phosphate kinase, which translates into the protein MCEASGAGVVGGDLSSGDSIVVAVTALGSLEGRAPVLRSGARPGDIVVHVGSLGCSAAGLCLLEAGMEEDRRVRALPQALRCMSLFRVPQPPLEVGPALADLGATAMMDVSDSLLRDADRMARASGVVINVLTADVLTADVLSSEDLGEAPAGTREHSGGAGDGGAGDGGGTAAVPQGSRHLVGAVAAETSLLTPVAALLDGADPATARARARQWVLTGGEDHGVLAAVAPQALRRLPPGSRVVGRVRRPGPQQDPGVLVDGSPPALVPDRDEAGGTGLGWDHFGVRG